In Xiphophorus maculatus strain JP 163 A chromosome 15, X_maculatus-5.0-male, whole genome shotgun sequence, the following are encoded in one genomic region:
- the LOC102237225 gene encoding probable G-protein coupled receptor 132 translates to MLNVTGGFSVNQSSVSCERPYGDDRLPLLVLYIVVLVVGLPANVLTLFLTWQQVRRKNVLGVYLWSLSLCDLTYLFTLPLWADYVNNGHEWRWSSTVCKLTGYIFFTNMYISIFLLCCISCDRYWAVAYSLESRGQRRLCHAVVITVVIVLVVALGHTAVFTMREGNVQSSKRCFEPTQSSIKVMGFNYARFVIGFLLPLLLLAVTNRRVLTNVQRSTGLHGDQKRRVRRLAVAVVLLFLVCFAPYHLILLARAVITQFPQLVGTPCLFEETMYSSYTISLGLSTINSAVNPILYVLSSNNIRKECRRGLTQICVSACHGPSTNSSQIKSLELNAGTDTERHPVGTEETLETR, encoded by the coding sequence GCCGTACGGCGACGACCGGCTGCCGCTGCTGGTTCTCTACATCGTCGTTCTGGTCGTCGGTCTTCCCGCCAACGTGTTGACTCTCTTCCTCACCTGGCAGCAGGTGCGCAGGAAGAACGTTCTTGGTGTCTACCTGTGGAGCCTGTCGTTGTGCGACCTGACCTACCTGTTCACGCTGCCGCTCTGGGCGGACTACGTCAACAACGGTCACGAATGGCGATGGAGCTCGACGGTCTGCAAGCTGACGGGCTACATCTTCTTCACCAACATGTACATCAGCATCTTCCTGCTGTGCTGCATCTCCTGTGACCGGTACTGGGCGGTGGCCTACAGCCTGGAGTCCCGCGGTCAGCGGCGGCTGTGCCACGCTGTGGTCATCACGGTGGTCATCGTCCTGGTGGTGGCCTTGGGCCACACCGCCGTCTTCACCATGAGGGAGGGAAACGTTCAAAGCTCGAAGCGCTGCTTTGAGCCGACCCAGAGCAGCATCAAGGTGATGGGCTTCAACTACGCCCGCTTTGTGATCGGCTtcctgctgccgctgctgctgctggcggtCACCAACCGCCGCGTCTTAACCAATGTCCAGCGCAGCACGGGCCTCCACGGCGACCAGAAGCGGCGGGTCCGGCGGCTGGCGGTGGCTGTGGTGCTGCTGTTCCTGGTCTGCTTCGCGCCGTACCACCTGATCCTGCTGGCCCGGGCCGTCATCACCCAGTTCCCCCAGCTGGTGGGCACGCCCTGCCTGTTTGAGGAGACCATGTACTCGTCCTACACCATCTCCCTCGGCCTGTCCACCATCAACAGCGCCGTCAACCCCATTCTCTACGTCCTGTCCAGCAACAACATCCGCAAGGAGTGCCGCCGCGGACTCACGCAGATCTGCGTGTCGGCGTGCCACGGACCGTCGACCAACAGCAGCCAAATCAAATCCTTGGAGCTGAATGCTGGAACCGATACCGAGAGACATCCGGTTGGAACAGAAGAAACCTTAGAGACCAGATAG